The following are from one region of the Methanospirillum hungatei genome:
- a CDS encoding FeGP cofactor biosynthesis protein HcgF family protein codes for MLIRIATAECFTHGKIATEIHAFSRGYPLSFNWRLVNSRYQLSLIAGLFIPTLSGVNTVLGCAPLNPVANLHDIKVYDQDQDLIMAEIMAKSVKRITGADIGIGTTAGIGKGGIAISYHDKCVKFSSECDANLLFDSYPVIQKRQQSGIIKTLEMLEKILEQEFSPGI; via the coding sequence ATGCTGATCCGAATAGCAACAGCGGAGTGTTTTACCCATGGTAAAATTGCTACTGAAATTCATGCTTTTTCCCGAGGATATCCACTCTCATTTAATTGGAGATTAGTAAATAGCAGATACCAATTATCTCTGATTGCCGGACTTTTTATTCCAACCTTGTCAGGGGTCAATACGGTTTTAGGGTGTGCTCCTCTTAATCCAGTTGCAAACCTTCATGATATAAAAGTGTATGATCAGGATCAGGATTTGATTATGGCGGAGATCATGGCAAAATCCGTAAAACGTATTACTGGTGCAGATATTGGAATTGGCACAACTGCAGGTATTGGGAAAGGCGGGATAGCTATTTCTTACCATGATAAATGTGTAAAATTTTCCTCAGAATGTGATGCTAATCTCCTATTCGATTCTTATCCTGTCATTCAGAAAAGACAACAATCTGGCATAATAAAAACACTCGAGATGTTAGAAAAGATATTGGAGCAAGAATTTTCACCAGGTATATAA
- the mcrB gene encoding coenzyme-B sulfoethylthiotransferase subunit beta: protein MKQYQDIIDLYSDDGKLLKSGTTINRIHPLLNPATRRIIDLTKRTINVNLQGIEQVLAGGRLGKGRIPGRELKLPIMEHKDSIVARIKEMVELEENDDTKILEFNNGNLLLVQVPTKRITGAATYDAAITSVASAVTYAIVDEFDISPFDASTVKAAAWGSYPQTQDMEGSLVTSILTIPQNNEGIGYALRNISVNHFVMMTKRNALQGAALAATLEHTGIFEMGCVGPYERNQLLCYAYQGLNANNMVYDLVKENGQEGTVGTVVQSLVERALEDRVIKPGKKGGYFTFYDTDDPMLWNAYVSAGTLAATIVNCGAGRFVQAVSATLLYFNDLIEHETGLPCSDFGRSMGTGVGFSFFSHSIYGGGGPGIFNGNHVVTRHAAGVAIPCVVAAAAMDAGTQMFAPETTSKVMGETYGQIDVFSKPIHLIAEGT from the coding sequence ATGAAACAATATCAGGACATCATTGATTTATATTCTGATGATGGAAAACTGTTAAAAAGCGGGACGACAATAAACCGGATCCATCCTCTCCTTAATCCGGCAACCCGCCGAATAATTGACCTGACCAAACGAACCATCAATGTCAACCTTCAAGGAATTGAACAGGTTCTTGCAGGAGGAAGACTCGGAAAGGGACGAATACCAGGTAGAGAGTTAAAACTCCCTATCATGGAGCATAAAGACTCCATTGTGGCACGAATCAAGGAAATGGTAGAACTTGAAGAGAATGATGATACCAAAATTCTTGAATTTAATAATGGGAATCTCCTTCTGGTTCAGGTTCCTACAAAACGGATCACTGGGGCAGCAACATATGATGCAGCCATAACTTCAGTGGCATCGGCAGTAACGTATGCTATCGTAGATGAATTTGATATTAGTCCTTTTGATGCCTCAACAGTAAAAGCAGCAGCTTGGGGTTCATATCCACAGACACAGGATATGGAAGGATCTCTTGTTACCTCTATTCTTACCATACCCCAAAATAATGAAGGAATCGGGTATGCTCTAAGAAATATTTCCGTAAACCATTTTGTCATGATGACGAAAAGGAATGCTCTTCAGGGAGCAGCCCTCGCTGCTACACTGGAACATACAGGAATATTTGAAATGGGCTGTGTTGGGCCATATGAACGAAATCAGCTTCTGTGTTATGCATACCAGGGGCTTAATGCAAACAACATGGTATATGACCTGGTTAAAGAGAATGGGCAAGAGGGAACTGTTGGAACGGTAGTACAGTCTCTGGTTGAGCGGGCCCTTGAAGACCGGGTGATAAAACCAGGTAAAAAAGGCGGATATTTTACTTTCTATGATACCGATGACCCAATGCTCTGGAATGCATACGTTTCTGCAGGAACACTTGCAGCAACAATTGTAAATTGTGGGGCTGGAAGATTTGTTCAGGCTGTATCTGCAACCCTATTATATTTCAATGATCTGATTGAACACGAAACTGGCCTTCCTTGTAGTGATTTCGGTAGAAGTATGGGCACAGGGGTAGGGTTCTCTTTCTTTTCTCATTCAATTTATGGTGGAGGGGGACCAGGTATTTTCAATGGAAACCATGTAGTAACTAGGCATGCTGCTGGAGTTGCTATACCCTGTGTAGTTGCAGCCGCTGCAATGGATGCAGGAACGCAGATGTTTGCCCCAGAAACAACCTCAAAAGTAATGGGAGAGACATATGGGCAGATCGACGTTTTCAGTAAGCCAATTCACCTTATCGCGGAGGGGACTTAA
- a CDS encoding SAM-dependent methyltransferase HcgC family protein — protein MLPPYDTETGITETVTTVFSQYSFLNIIELICEKKIQGVLSWLDEKNLDPAHCLIIGSYLTGIRLANYLIHSTQVTVLDIYPHLSGFFHPDIRFVTDIKEIIKDEFDVIINTTGLGGITSQELALFHPPKAFIIEDPSSDGSDQYTRNISNLLSQMSIYPSSMCGIIKTDGLMTKTSGTMTLTLEVVKKSMKEVESKEGVLYSSSTLDFFERILFKDKNPDLFLEVLSKPALVASSLKNLDINYVIENVLSCINSRLLDRMC, from the coding sequence ATGCTACCCCCGTATGATACAGAAACTGGTATTACAGAAACTGTTACTACAGTGTTTTCTCAATACTCATTCCTCAATATCATTGAATTAATTTGTGAAAAAAAGATTCAAGGAGTATTGTCCTGGCTAGATGAAAAAAATCTTGACCCTGCCCACTGTTTAATAATTGGATCATATCTTACTGGAATCAGACTTGCAAATTACCTCATTCATTCAACCCAGGTTACTGTTCTTGATATCTATCCACATTTAAGCGGTTTTTTTCACCCGGATATTCGGTTTGTAACGGATATAAAGGAGATTATCAAAGATGAGTTCGATGTTATCATAAATACAACGGGGCTTGGTGGGATCACTTCACAAGAATTAGCTCTGTTCCATCCTCCAAAGGCATTCATCATTGAAGATCCCAGTTCAGATGGTAGTGACCAATATACGAGAAATATCAGTAACCTGTTATCCCAGATGAGTATTTATCCCTCCAGTATGTGTGGGATAATCAAAACAGATGGTTTGATGACAAAAACATCGGGCACTATGACATTGACTCTTGAAGTAGTGAAAAAGTCGATGAAAGAAGTAGAGAGCAAAGAAGGAGTGCTCTACAGTTCTTCCACCCTGGATTTTTTTGAACGAATCTTGTTCAAAGATAAAAATCCAGACCTATTTTTAGAGGTCCTCTCTAAACCCGCTCTAGTCGCTTCTTCTCTAAAAAACCTGGATATTAATTACGTAATCGAAAATGTTCTTTCTTGTATTAATTCCCGCCTTCTGGATCGGATGTGTTGA
- the hmdC gene encoding 5,10-methenyltetrahydromethanopterin hydrogenase cofactor biosynthesis protein HmdC, which yields MIELLRQAAVDLDKAWELSKMEKDPEEIVQAVCSLNREEAINLGNNFKRFPLGCDLTEILVGTCASDLEKRDILGNSRIADLIGASIHVCAYAFADIAEAHGMRGIDLLREVREITDVPLDLDHFGRYGPMRLPQEIISCPGQCYNEGPPFDGCPRDRIHARLLDKERDGLFDREEWIKISSSVAVNLTCVQGAEGHAAPLDEAKEIAELAKKYGKGTEGILFVGDGYEDLLSGFSAGLDLGIDVFVIEGGPFNCASDRLTSFAHAVTIGRILAPGKIVATNGAYEDECRIGLRAGLNAIITGFPKNHHGYMCGYEPGTAKRGQFGLPRVIQIMKEEVRDRWTQTPIQKEELIALAKSIKVVGTENVYPQKIGFTYVGDAHWACLSHTPLYEQTRVLKTASDIAAMAMDGQIGDNVALFGGRFVSWVIAKKLDGIVQDITISDIDPWVEKTTVDNLQSELSSLVIPAESNDLSAYENADTTIICSTIPALVQKMSWSYSDAITLI from the coding sequence ATGATAGAACTCTTAAGGCAAGCTGCAGTAGATCTGGACAAGGCATGGGAACTCTCTAAAATGGAGAAAGATCCTGAAGAAATAGTTCAAGCGGTGTGTTCACTAAACAGGGAAGAGGCAATCAACCTAGGTAATAATTTCAAGCGTTTCCCTCTCGGTTGTGATCTGACTGAAATTCTGGTAGGAACATGCGCTTCAGATCTTGAAAAACGAGACATTTTAGGAAATTCAAGAATTGCGGATTTAATTGGAGCATCAATACATGTATGTGCCTATGCTTTTGCTGACATTGCCGAAGCACATGGTATGAGGGGAATAGATCTTCTAAGAGAAGTTCGAGAAATTACTGATGTTCCATTGGACTTGGATCATTTCGGAAGATATGGTCCAATGAGACTTCCACAGGAAATTATCAGTTGTCCTGGACAGTGTTATAATGAGGGTCCACCATTTGATGGATGTCCTCGTGACCGAATCCATGCACGACTCCTTGACAAAGAAAGGGATGGTCTATTTGATCGAGAAGAGTGGATAAAAATCTCATCATCTGTAGCTGTAAATCTGACATGTGTTCAAGGTGCAGAAGGGCATGCAGCACCATTAGATGAAGCAAAAGAAATCGCGGAACTGGCAAAAAAATATGGAAAAGGGACAGAAGGAATCCTTTTTGTAGGTGATGGCTATGAAGATTTGCTTTCAGGATTTTCTGCAGGTCTTGATCTAGGAATTGATGTATTTGTTATTGAAGGAGGCCCTTTTAATTGTGCTTCGGATCGTCTCACTTCATTTGCTCATGCTGTAACAATTGGTAGGATTCTAGCTCCTGGTAAAATTGTTGCAACCAATGGTGCATATGAGGATGAATGCAGAATTGGACTTCGGGCAGGATTAAACGCAATCATCACTGGTTTCCCGAAAAACCACCATGGATATATGTGCGGATATGAACCTGGTACTGCAAAAAGAGGTCAGTTTGGTTTGCCAAGGGTTATTCAAATTATGAAAGAAGAAGTTAGGGACCGGTGGACTCAAACTCCCATTCAGAAAGAAGAACTCATTGCCCTGGCGAAATCAATTAAAGTGGTCGGGACTGAAAATGTATACCCACAAAAGATTGGGTTTACTTATGTTGGAGATGCACATTGGGCATGCCTCTCACATACTCCGCTTTATGAACAGACCAGAGTGTTAAAAACTGCGTCTGATATCGCGGCAATGGCAATGGATGGACAAATTGGGGATAATGTTGCTTTATTTGGTGGTAGGTTTGTTTCATGGGTTATAGCAAAAAAATTAGATGGCATTGTTCAAGATATCACCATCAGTGATATCGATCCCTGGGTTGAAAAGACAACCGTTGATAATTTGCAATCTGAATTATCCTCTTTAGTAATTCCAGCAGAATCGAATGATCTCTCTGCTTATGAAAATGCAGATACGACTATTATTTGCTCCACTATCCCCGCACTGGTTCAAAAAATGTCATGGAGTTATTCTGATGCGATTACTCTTATCTAA
- the mcrG gene encoding coenzyme-B sulfoethylthiotransferase subunit gamma, translating to MKYTPQYGPGTSIVAENRRKQMNPNIELQKMRKVTDEDIVLILGHRAPGEGFKSVHPPVDELPPVNCPMRDLVKPTEGAKHGDRVRYVQFADSMFNAPCQPYQRTYAEMYRFRGIDPGTLSGRQIVECRERDLEKYCSTLIETEMFDPARVSLRGATVHGHSLRLSEEGMQFDAIQRCIMGDDGRVKYVKDQIGVPLDRQVDVGKPLDDDWLKEHTTMFHSLVGTPLREDPEYIEYLQRIHTLRTKYGFMPKEEKK from the coding sequence ATGAAATATACTCCTCAATACGGACCAGGAACCTCTATTGTTGCAGAAAATCGTCGTAAACAGATGAATCCCAATATTGAACTGCAGAAAATGAGAAAAGTGACAGATGAGGACATCGTTTTAATCCTGGGTCACCGTGCTCCAGGAGAAGGATTTAAAAGTGTTCATCCCCCGGTTGATGAACTCCCTCCAGTAAACTGTCCGATGAGAGATCTGGTTAAACCTACAGAGGGTGCAAAACATGGTGACCGGGTCAGGTATGTGCAATTTGCAGATTCCATGTTCAACGCTCCATGTCAGCCATACCAGAGAACATATGCAGAAATGTACCGGTTCAGAGGTATTGATCCTGGAACACTTTCCGGACGTCAGATTGTAGAGTGTAGAGAACGGGATCTTGAAAAGTACTGTAGTACTCTCATTGAAACAGAAATGTTTGACCCAGCACGAGTAAGTCTTCGTGGTGCCACAGTTCACGGCCATTCGTTACGTCTTTCTGAAGAAGGCATGCAATTTGACGCCATTCAGCGGTGCATCATGGGTGATGATGGGAGAGTTAAGTACGTAAAAGACCAGATTGGTGTGCCACTTGACCGTCAGGTGGATGTAGGAAAGCCACTTGATGACGACTGGCTAAAAGAACATACTACCATGTTCCATTCTCTTGTTGGAACCCCCCTTCGAGAAGATCCTGAATATATCGAATATCTGCAGAGAATACACACACTCCGGACAAAATATGGATTCATGCCAAAGGAGGAAAAGAAATGA
- a CDS encoding Nif3-like dinuclear metal center hexameric protein, producing MKASELFQIIEQEIPLKLAMKGDIVGYIGTIDPAIFYVQNILVLMDYISPSPLENEYYNQFDLLILHHPPITIPLIPTYVIHSNWDIIQGGACDALADCLHIVPESLLDDENKLGRIGQILNGPVSLERFIRELQKKLRIMDIRIVNYNNLKMIKKVALVSGFGLNSKLIQIAIEKKVDVFVSGDMTHPGAILAKAAGLTLIDATHYATEFPGLCRLGNFIATLGPNVIVRNEALPWQNIMNTLSV from the coding sequence ATGAAAGCATCAGAACTTTTTCAGATAATTGAGCAGGAAATTCCATTAAAACTGGCAATGAAGGGTGATATTGTTGGTTATATTGGTACTATTGATCCCGCTATATTCTATGTCCAAAATATTCTCGTACTAATGGATTATATCTCACCTTCACCTTTAGAAAATGAGTATTATAATCAATTTGATCTTCTGATTCTTCATCATCCCCCAATTACCATTCCGCTAATTCCTACATATGTCATTCATTCAAACTGGGATATTATTCAAGGAGGAGCATGCGATGCTCTTGCTGATTGTCTCCATATTGTCCCAGAATCTCTCCTTGATGATGAGAATAAACTTGGGAGAATTGGACAGATCTTGAATGGCCCGGTGTCATTAGAACGATTTATTCGCGAATTACAAAAAAAACTCAGAATAATGGATATTCGTATCGTGAATTATAATAACTTAAAAATGATCAAAAAGGTTGCATTGGTGTCAGGTTTTGGTTTGAATTCTAAACTCATTCAGATAGCTATTGAAAAAAAGGTTGATGTTTTTGTTTCAGGAGATATGACTCATCCTGGTGCGATTCTTGCAAAAGCAGCTGGATTAACTCTGATTGATGCAACTCATTATGCAACTGAGTTTCCTGGTCTGTGTAGACTTGGGAATTTTATCGCCACACTTGGCCCGAATGTAATAGTAAGAAACGAAGCTCTGCCATGGCAGAATATTATGAACACCCTCTCGGTCTAA
- the hmd gene encoding 5,10-methenyltetrahydromethanopterin hydrogenase: MKVAILGAGCYRTHAAAGITNFSRACAVAEKVGKPEISMAHSTVIMGAELKYLADISDITISDPIFDGQFTVIDDFAYEDVMKAHLSGNPESIMPQIRAKVKEVAKELPKPPKGAIHFTHPKDLGFKITTNDSEAVKDADWIITWLPKGDMQKGIIEKFAGDIKEGAIITHACTIPTTKFYGIFEELGLTKSKNVQISSYHPGAVPEMKGQAFISEGYASEETIKKLMDIGMKARGEAFKLPAELLGPVCDMCAALTAITYAGLLTYRESVMNVLGAPASFTQMMAKESLVQLTALMDKVGIKNLEEHLDPGVFLGTADSMNFGAIGEVLPPVLEALGKRKLKSCTPEGMCE; this comes from the coding sequence ATGAAAGTTGCAATACTAGGGGCCGGATGTTACCGGACACATGCGGCTGCCGGAATCACAAATTTTTCACGTGCATGTGCTGTTGCTGAAAAGGTCGGTAAACCGGAGATATCAATGGCCCATTCTACAGTTATAATGGGAGCCGAACTAAAATATTTGGCAGATATATCTGACATAACAATTTCCGATCCAATCTTTGACGGACAATTTACAGTCATTGATGATTTCGCATACGAAGATGTTATGAAAGCTCACCTAAGTGGAAATCCTGAATCCATCATGCCACAAATTCGGGCAAAGGTCAAAGAAGTTGCAAAAGAGCTGCCTAAACCACCGAAAGGAGCAATTCATTTCACTCACCCAAAAGATCTTGGTTTTAAAATTACAACCAATGATAGTGAAGCAGTTAAGGATGCAGATTGGATCATTACCTGGCTACCTAAAGGCGATATGCAGAAGGGAATAATCGAAAAGTTTGCTGGAGATATTAAAGAGGGTGCGATAATTACCCATGCATGCACAATTCCCACGACGAAATTCTATGGAATTTTTGAGGAATTGGGCCTCACGAAATCCAAAAATGTTCAGATATCGTCTTATCATCCTGGAGCTGTTCCTGAGATGAAAGGACAAGCATTCATTTCTGAGGGATATGCATCAGAAGAAACCATTAAAAAACTGATGGATATTGGAATGAAAGCACGAGGCGAAGCATTCAAGCTTCCTGCTGAACTTCTTGGGCCGGTATGTGATATGTGTGCTGCCCTTACTGCGATTACATATGCTGGACTTCTCACCTATCGTGAATCGGTGATGAATGTTCTTGGAGCTCCAGCTAGTTTCACCCAGATGATGGCGAAAGAATCACTGGTTCAACTTACTGCCCTTATGGATAAAGTAGGTATTAAAAATCTCGAAGAACATCTTGACCCCGGCGTATTCCTCGGAACTGCTGATTCTATGAATTTTGGTGCAATTGGAGAAGTATTGCCCCCGGTTCTTGAAGCGCTGGGAAAACGGAAATTAAAATCCTGTACCCCAGAAGGGATGTGTGAGTAA
- the hmdB gene encoding 5,10-methenyltetrahydromethanopterin hydrogenase cofactor biosynthesis protein HmdB, with the protein MIQDILKKIKHDDSLERSDILKLFSSVNNDVDFQRILNIAQSIRDDLGKHITLTSTIHITNQCSVVPKCKYCGFAAGTSTGGYYHPFYKTPDEILKAAKIIEESGIPRVSCSGAHGHNGEHAVDAARIVKKNTSLNLLVNVGTDLTSETLKKLADYGTDTVCCNIETTNETLFYYIKPGERLSHRIRTCNMISESGLELSSGLLIGIGESYSDRIHHLHFLKQFPNLREIPIMGFNPYKDTPMQNHPPCSLKEQMITIAVTRILFPEIRITVPTPTIGPENVRYSLLAGADNLATVIPDSYPHDIKGVGNPECGTLPNVLSVIHEMGLKTSFKSHSMHLQRNIPIVS; encoded by the coding sequence GTGATACAGGACATACTCAAAAAGATAAAACATGATGATTCTCTAGAAAGGTCTGATATTCTGAAATTATTTTCATCAGTTAATAATGATGTTGATTTTCAGCGTATTCTTAATATTGCTCAATCTATCAGAGATGACCTGGGTAAACATATTACCCTGACATCTACCATCCACATCACAAATCAATGTTCCGTTGTCCCGAAATGCAAATATTGCGGATTTGCTGCAGGAACATCAACAGGTGGGTATTATCATCCCTTTTATAAAACACCTGATGAGATTCTTAAAGCAGCAAAAATCATTGAAGAATCAGGAATTCCCAGAGTAAGTTGTTCAGGAGCACATGGTCATAACGGAGAACATGCTGTCGATGCAGCAAGAATTGTAAAAAAGAACACTTCTCTTAATCTTTTAGTAAATGTGGGAACGGATCTTACCTCTGAAACTCTCAAAAAATTAGCTGACTATGGGACAGATACTGTTTGTTGTAACATTGAAACTACGAATGAAACATTATTTTATTATATCAAACCCGGTGAAAGACTTTCTCATAGGATCCGGACCTGTAATATGATATCAGAGAGTGGTCTGGAGTTATCATCAGGCCTCCTCATCGGTATTGGTGAATCCTATTCTGATCGGATACACCATCTGCATTTTTTAAAACAATTTCCAAACCTTCGGGAAATCCCAATTATGGGTTTTAATCCATATAAGGATACTCCTATGCAAAATCATCCTCCCTGTTCGCTGAAAGAACAGATGATAACGATTGCCGTAACTCGGATCCTCTTTCCAGAAATCCGTATTACAGTACCTACTCCTACAATTGGTCCTGAAAATGTCCGATATTCACTTCTTGCAGGAGCAGATAATCTTGCGACTGTTATACCTGATTCATATCCTCATGATATCAAAGGAGTCGGAAACCCTGAGTGTGGTACATTACCGAATGTTCTATCCGTAATTCATGAAATGGGATTAAAAACATCTTTTAAATCGCATTCGATGCATCTACAACGTAATATTCCTATAGTAAGTTAA
- the mcrD gene encoding methyl-coenzyme M reductase operon protein D yields MGAYTHTSSAYPQIRICSIRMMKPETCEGLLNKLVEIPGIRRILLHGQNIPKVIPYGPARGMENKTTMKRDITVGDTTCNIRMLVGDVILELDDECTIGLINRICNDFFVKFGFIMQKGIFIKPSMTMVDYAKYGPNADPSLIGMVDPRSKERPVMVVSHEEQDIKTTYRCENNMLEG; encoded by the coding sequence ATGGGTGCATATACACATACTTCATCAGCATATCCTCAGATCAGGATCTGTTCTATTCGGATGATGAAGCCTGAAACATGTGAGGGATTGCTGAATAAATTAGTAGAAATTCCAGGAATTCGCAGAATCCTTCTTCACGGACAGAATATCCCTAAAGTCATACCCTATGGACCGGCCAGAGGAATGGAGAATAAAACTACTATGAAACGGGATATCACCGTGGGTGATACAACCTGTAACATCCGGATGCTGGTCGGAGATGTAATACTAGAACTTGATGATGAATGTACTATCGGACTTATCAACCGGATTTGCAATGATTTTTTTGTCAAATTTGGATTTATCATGCAAAAAGGGATATTTATCAAACCAAGTATGACCATGGTTGATTATGCGAAATACGGGCCAAATGCCGATCCATCACTCATTGGAATGGTTGATCCCCGTTCGAAAGAACGGCCAGTGATGGTTGTTTCTCATGAAGAACAGGACATAAAAACGACATACCGTTGTGAAAATAATATGCTTGAAGGATAA
- a CDS encoding DUF3236 domain-containing protein — MSLEKKIHVAYEESALKFRKGDTFEEVQEIQSYIRAARKIVVPNWNDEKLQAINSTLESYGLNSAIHLQFYTHCCDLSRIPALTKAHMALDLCDADLVIARGRLGIPGSGSMLIIIDRKGRILSAALSPPHIFHTKTVYDAVVEELSSALERIGFTREKNATPV, encoded by the coding sequence ATGAGTTTAGAAAAAAAAATCCATGTTGCTTATGAAGAATCTGCGTTAAAATTCCGTAAAGGGGATACCTTCGAAGAAGTTCAGGAAATTCAATCCTATATTAGAGCAGCAAGAAAAATCGTCGTTCCGAATTGGAATGATGAAAAATTGCAAGCAATTAACTCAACATTGGAATCATATGGTCTCAATTCGGCGATTCATCTCCAATTTTATACACATTGTTGTGACTTAAGCCGGATACCTGCTCTCACCAAAGCACATATGGCACTGGATTTATGCGATGCCGACCTTGTTATCGCCCGGGGAAGACTTGGAATTCCAGGATCTGGTTCTATGCTCATTATCATTGACAGAAAAGGTCGTATTCTGTCAGCAGCTCTATCTCCACCCCATATTTTTCATACGAAGACTGTTTATGATGCTGTTGTTGAAGAATTGTCTTCTGCACTCGAACGTATCGGATTCACGAGGGAAAAAAATGCTACCCCCGTATGA
- a CDS encoding methyl-coenzyme M reductase operon protein D — protein sequence MKDINYPQCQIIPIRMLHPDNAEKFLDGLTYIPGVRRVLVHGPGIIKEAINKPRDILSTHIPTPTDIKIANQPIQMHILMGDVIIEALDEKVIDEVAEYCGEFFNDLAFQILVGKFIKTEPSTSDLISSEKISDPDFIGLSENKPFIAPAIIKQDNQEQCIV from the coding sequence ATGAAGGATATTAATTATCCACAATGTCAAATCATTCCTATCCGTATGCTTCATCCGGATAACGCAGAAAAATTTCTAGATGGGCTTACCTATATACCGGGAGTTAGAAGAGTCCTTGTACATGGGCCGGGTATAATTAAAGAAGCGATAAACAAACCACGAGATATTTTATCAACCCATATACCAACACCAACCGATATTAAAATTGCCAATCAACCAATTCAGATGCACATACTTATGGGTGACGTCATTATCGAAGCCTTAGATGAAAAGGTAATCGATGAGGTTGCAGAATATTGCGGAGAATTTTTCAATGATTTGGCATTTCAGATTCTTGTTGGAAAATTTATAAAAACAGAACCATCAACTTCAGATCTCATTTCATCTGAAAAAATTTCTGATCCGGATTTTATTGGATTATCTGAGAATAAACCATTTATTGCCCCAGCAATTATCAAACAAGATAACCAGGAACAATGCATAGTATAA